Proteins from one Salmo salar chromosome ssa29, Ssal_v3.1, whole genome shotgun sequence genomic window:
- the mettl4 gene encoding N(6)-adenine-specific methyltransferase METTL4 isoform X1: MSIVFRNANGWLLDACSLVDKGVQLCNVTSERKAASGKSYFKCCFKHEWFQILKSHVSVKSSCTVTTNDCAVSDAALQRSENKTTVDCKPSKKRKRKHNDLNQGEIDSLAFHHKIRSAILEGTKSLVDAGLSCEYLSEVKDAREDPLPSQECNLAALCDMAKELPLVSEHGEDPVQFIESEDGCSTTHLDLFTRITENCMDCAMEVTLMGEKYIIPPRCAFLLSDFSRMQPLVGYGKFFDLIVLDPPWENKSVKRSGRYSFLPSSQLKRLPVPLLASTGCVVVTWVTNRPSHLRFVKDELYPHWGVEVLAEWFWVKVTRSGEYVFPLDSPHKKPYEVLVLGRYRGCGHHSHSSLRKTELPMEEQRVIVSVPSALHSHKPSLSEVLRPYVGADARCLELFARSLQPGWTSWGNEVIKFQHVSYYTVEPTDEPTDTDTGSLHGESSPHFSPPPPTPD, translated from the exons ATGTCGATTGTGTTTAGAAATGCCAACGGGTGGCTGTTGGATGCTTGTTCACTTGTCGACAAGGGTGTCCAACTATGTAACGTTACTTCGGAGAGGAAAGCAGCCAGTGGAAAGTCGTATTTTAAATGTTGTTTTAAACATGAGTGGTTTCAGATTTTAAAATCTCACGTTAGTGTTAAATCCAGTTGTACCGTGACCACAAACGACTGTGCCGTCTCAGACGCAGCGCTACAGAGGAGTGAGAATAAAACTACAGTGGATTGTAAACCATCAAAG AAAAGAAAACGAAAACACAATGATCTGAACCAAGGAGAAATTGATTCACTGGCCTTCCACCACAAG ATCAGGTCTGCCATTTTGGAAGGGACCAAATCCTTAGTGGATGCTGGGCTCTCCTGTGAGTACCTGAGTGAGGTCAAAGATGCTCGGGAGGATCCCCTGCCTTCCCAGGAATGCAACCTGGCAGCCTTGTGTGACATGGCTAAAGAGCTCCCTCTAGTGAGTGAACATGGAGAGGACCCAGTTCAGTTCATTGAGTCTGAGGACGGCTGTAGTACAACACACCTTGACCTGTTCACACGGATCACAGAGAATTGTATGGACTGTGCCATGGAGGTGACGCTGATGGGAGAGAAATACATTATCCCACCACGATGTGCCTTCCTGCTCTCTGATTTTTCCAGAATGCAGCCTCTGGTTGGCT ATGGAAAGTTTTTCGACCTCATTGTCCTGGATCCTCCATGGGAAAACAAGTCTGTCAAAAGGAGTGGCAG GTATAGCTTTCTGCCCTCCTCCCAGCTCAAACGGCTCCCTGTCCCCTTGCTGGCCTCCACAGGCTGTGTGGTGGTCACCTGGGTGACCAACAGGCCCAGCCACCTGCGCTTCGTCAAGGACGAGCTGTACCCACACTGGGGCGTGGAGGTGCTGGCAGAGTGGTTCTGGGTCAAG GTCACCAGGTCAGGGGAATATGTCTTTCCACTAGACTCTCCGCATAAGAAGCCTTACGAGGTGTTGGTACTTGGTCGATATCGTGGGTGCGGACACCACTCACACAG CTCTCTGAGGAAGACAGAGCTCCCTATGGAGGAGCAGCGTGTGATCGTCAGTGTCCCATCGGCCCTACACTCCCATAAACCTTCACTCTCAG AGGTGTTAAGGCCGTACGTGGGTGCCGACGCCCGGTGCCTGGAGCTGTTTGCCAGAAGCCTGCAGCCAGGATGGACCAGCTGGGGCAACGAGGTGATCAAGTTTCAGCATGTCAGTTATTACACCGTGGAGCCCACAGACGAGCCCACAGATACGGATACAGGATCCTTACATGGAGAGTCCTCTCCTCacttctctccacctcctccaacACCGGACTAA
- the mettl4 gene encoding N(6)-adenine-specific methyltransferase METTL4 isoform X2, which produces MSIVFRNANGWLLDACSLVDKGVQLCNVTSERKAASGKSYFKCCFKHEWFQILKSHVSVKSSCTVTTNDCAVSDAALQRSENKTTVDCKPSKKRKRKHNDLNQGEIDSLAFHHKIRSAILEGTKSLVDAGLSCEYLSEVKDAREDPLPSQECNLAALCDMAKELPLVSEHGEDPVQFIESEDGCSTTHLDLFTRITENCMDCAMEVTLMGEKYIIPPRCAFLLSDFSRMQPLVGYGKFFDLIVLDPPWENKSVKRSGRYSFLPSSQLKRLPVPLLASTGCVVVTWVTNRPSHLRFVKDELYPHWGVEVLAEWFWVKVTRSGEYVFPLDSPHKKPYEVLVLGRYRGCGHHSHSSLRKTELPMEEQRVIVSVPSALHSHKPSLSVGTQRDTNARSPPQRSKHILARWPKRQKKVFMLLGV; this is translated from the exons ATGTCGATTGTGTTTAGAAATGCCAACGGGTGGCTGTTGGATGCTTGTTCACTTGTCGACAAGGGTGTCCAACTATGTAACGTTACTTCGGAGAGGAAAGCAGCCAGTGGAAAGTCGTATTTTAAATGTTGTTTTAAACATGAGTGGTTTCAGATTTTAAAATCTCACGTTAGTGTTAAATCCAGTTGTACCGTGACCACAAACGACTGTGCCGTCTCAGACGCAGCGCTACAGAGGAGTGAGAATAAAACTACAGTGGATTGTAAACCATCAAAG AAAAGAAAACGAAAACACAATGATCTGAACCAAGGAGAAATTGATTCACTGGCCTTCCACCACAAG ATCAGGTCTGCCATTTTGGAAGGGACCAAATCCTTAGTGGATGCTGGGCTCTCCTGTGAGTACCTGAGTGAGGTCAAAGATGCTCGGGAGGATCCCCTGCCTTCCCAGGAATGCAACCTGGCAGCCTTGTGTGACATGGCTAAAGAGCTCCCTCTAGTGAGTGAACATGGAGAGGACCCAGTTCAGTTCATTGAGTCTGAGGACGGCTGTAGTACAACACACCTTGACCTGTTCACACGGATCACAGAGAATTGTATGGACTGTGCCATGGAGGTGACGCTGATGGGAGAGAAATACATTATCCCACCACGATGTGCCTTCCTGCTCTCTGATTTTTCCAGAATGCAGCCTCTGGTTGGCT ATGGAAAGTTTTTCGACCTCATTGTCCTGGATCCTCCATGGGAAAACAAGTCTGTCAAAAGGAGTGGCAG GTATAGCTTTCTGCCCTCCTCCCAGCTCAAACGGCTCCCTGTCCCCTTGCTGGCCTCCACAGGCTGTGTGGTGGTCACCTGGGTGACCAACAGGCCCAGCCACCTGCGCTTCGTCAAGGACGAGCTGTACCCACACTGGGGCGTGGAGGTGCTGGCAGAGTGGTTCTGGGTCAAG GTCACCAGGTCAGGGGAATATGTCTTTCCACTAGACTCTCCGCATAAGAAGCCTTACGAGGTGTTGGTACTTGGTCGATATCGTGGGTGCGGACACCACTCACACAG CTCTCTGAGGAAGACAGAGCTCCCTATGGAGGAGCAGCGTGTGATCGTCAGTGTCCCATCGGCCCTACACTCCCATAAACCTTCACTCTCAG tagggacacagagggacaccaACGCTCGCTCTCCTCCTCAGAGATCCAAACACATCCTCGCCAGATGGCCGAAACGGCAGAAAAAAGTGTTTATGCTCCTCGGAGTGTGA